Proteins from a genomic interval of Uloborus diversus isolate 005 chromosome 4, Udiv.v.3.1, whole genome shotgun sequence:
- the LOC129220040 gene encoding dnaJ homolog subfamily B member 4-like isoform X1, whose product MGKKFYEVLGLPENASDEDVKKAYKKMALKYHPDKNKSPEAEAQFKKVSEAYEVLSDKKKRDRYDKFGDAGLNFEPAPQSFSCSYNPNFSQFFGRNEFEFFFKPPTAHEFNFNRCNSARTRSKKTQPPPPPKKDPAIVHDLYVSLEDVLIGCTKKMKIERNVLNSDKRTTRRETKVLTINVKPGWKAGTKITFKEEGDENPNSIPADIVFIIRDKVHNLFERDGVNIKYICNLTLKQALCGTNIEIPTLTGEKLPYQVTDVIRPDSEHRFCGRGLPYPKDINRRGDLLVVFRVIFPDSLTDSSKRILKECLPTC is encoded by the exons ATGGGGAAGAAGTTTTATGAAGTTCTGGGTTTGCCAGAGAATGCTTCCGATGAAGACGTTAAAAAAGCTTATAAAAAAATGGCGCTGAAATACCATCCAGATAAGAACAAATCTCCAGAAGCAGAAgctcaatttaaaaaagtatCGGAAGCATATGAAGTACTGAGTGACAAAAAGAAACGAGATAGATATGATAAATTCGGAGATGCAGGACTGAATTTCGAACCTGCGCCACAAAGCTTTTCATGTAGCTACAATCCAA ATTTTTCCCAGTTTTTTGGACGTAATGAATTTGAATTCTTCTTCAAGCCGCCCACAGCCCATGAATTTAACTTCAACCGATGCAATTCTGCCCGGACCCGATCCAAAAAGACACAGCCACCTCCTCCTCCAAAAAAAGATCCAGCTATTGTGCatgatttatatgtttctttAGAAGATGTGCTCATAGGCTGtacgaaaaagatgaaaatagaaCGAAATGTTCTTAATTCGGACAAACGCACAACTCGCAGGGAAACAAAAGTTTTGACTATCAATGTGAAACCTGGTTGGAAAGCCGGCACAAAAATCACTTTCAAAGAAGAAGGAGATGAAAATCCAAATAGCATTCCAGCTGATATTGTGTTCATAATCAGGGATAAAGTTCACAATTTGTTCGAAAGAGATGGtgttaatattaaatatatttgtaatttaacACTTAAACag GCATTGTGTGGCACCAACATAGAAATACCTACACTTACGGGTGAAAAACTTCCATATCAGGTTACAGACGTGATCAGACCTGACTCTGAGCACAGATTTTGTGGTCGTGGTCTCCCGTATCCTAAGGACATTAATAGAAGAGGAGATTTATTGGTCGTATTCCGCGTCATTTTTCCAGATTCCCTCACAGACAGCTCGAAACGTATTCTCAAAGAGTGTCTACCGACATGCTGa
- the LOC129220040 gene encoding dnaJ homolog subfamily B member 4-like isoform X2: MGKKFYEVLGLPENASDEDVKKAYKKMALKYHPDKNKSPEAEAQFKKVSEAYEVLSDKKKRDRYDKFGDAGLNFEPAPQSFSCSYNPNFSQFFGRNEFEFFFKPPTAHEFNFNRCNSARTRSKKTQPPPPPKKDPAIVHDLYVSLEDVLIGCTKKMKIERNVLNSDKRTTRRETKVLTINVKPGWKAGTKITFKEEGDENPNSIPADIVFIIRDKVHNLFERDGVNIKYICNLTLKQVFRLIV; this comes from the exons ATGGGGAAGAAGTTTTATGAAGTTCTGGGTTTGCCAGAGAATGCTTCCGATGAAGACGTTAAAAAAGCTTATAAAAAAATGGCGCTGAAATACCATCCAGATAAGAACAAATCTCCAGAAGCAGAAgctcaatttaaaaaagtatCGGAAGCATATGAAGTACTGAGTGACAAAAAGAAACGAGATAGATATGATAAATTCGGAGATGCAGGACTGAATTTCGAACCTGCGCCACAAAGCTTTTCATGTAGCTACAATCCAA ATTTTTCCCAGTTTTTTGGACGTAATGAATTTGAATTCTTCTTCAAGCCGCCCACAGCCCATGAATTTAACTTCAACCGATGCAATTCTGCCCGGACCCGATCCAAAAAGACACAGCCACCTCCTCCTCCAAAAAAAGATCCAGCTATTGTGCatgatttatatgtttctttAGAAGATGTGCTCATAGGCTGtacgaaaaagatgaaaatagaaCGAAATGTTCTTAATTCGGACAAACGCACAACTCGCAGGGAAACAAAAGTTTTGACTATCAATGTGAAACCTGGTTGGAAAGCCGGCACAAAAATCACTTTCAAAGAAGAAGGAGATGAAAATCCAAATAGCATTCCAGCTGATATTGTGTTCATAATCAGGGATAAAGTTCACAATTTGTTCGAAAGAGATGGtgttaatattaaatatatttgtaatttaacACTTAAACag gtttttcGACTTATTGTCTAG